One part of the Pseudemcibacter aquimaris genome encodes these proteins:
- a CDS encoding ATP-dependent DNA helicase, translating into MSSSLLQFPDPFETLSKLSALIVGPIGGVIMTPDGEVEFYELHELRNITRNNDFLVCNIPVATRRLGVDLASSFDLLELFAFIRPSEFCLPLPLGLANALGMPPMGDSPEDEALILLKAAEILINELRHPEYRYPEGARAIAYNMAEAGWRWGPLVMGALGSAEKFQDYNVWNHLSEWEEKAPPPPAGQDKISGAEARDRLSRLLGEASEKRDGQMQYADVATKAFDMPHDDEPSLILSEAGTGIGKTLGYIAPSSLWAEKNGGTVWLSTYTKNLQRQLDQELDRLYPSPGMKKQNVVIRKGRENYLCLLNLQEISGLAAQRQGKILLGLVNRWVRYSRDGDMIGGDFPAWLGETFGAGRLSQLTDRRGECVYAACSHYKKCFIEKAQRKAKYSKLVIANHALVMVQSATRQGEADLPTRYVFDEGHHLFDAADNVFSAHLTGQEGLELRRWIRGAEIKNRRGKGLKGRLDELIVDEEEAGQFMSRVYAAAICLPADGWHARIAEGNPVGPTERFLWLIRAHVYAASSGRDEFHSVETYTTNPSDELIETAKELKTALDELINPLKRLSALLLKKLDQEADELDSSSRNRLESISRSISRRTETLSDGWVPMLEGFIEHAPMDDKFVDWFELSRSAGREVDVGMYRHWIDPSIPFSKVVLKPAHGALITSATLRDRLSENQNPDIEWNSAEIRTGAAHFINPPMRHSLKSPFDYEKQARVFIVNDLNIRNLDQLAAAYRELFIASEGGALGLFTAIGRLKQVYERIIAPLEEEHLSLFAQHVDPINVATLIDIFRTVEHSCLLGTDAVRDGVDVPGSSLRLCVFDKVPWPRPTILHKARRDHFGKGSYDDLITRLKMKQAFGRLIRKKTDRGVFVMLDGATPSRLLSCFPEGVMVERLGLAEAIQKTKEFLK; encoded by the coding sequence ATGTCCAGCTCACTTTTACAATTTCCTGATCCATTTGAAACGCTTTCAAAGCTTTCTGCTTTGATCGTTGGGCCCATAGGTGGTGTGATCATGACGCCTGACGGTGAAGTTGAATTTTACGAGCTTCATGAACTAAGAAATATCACTAGAAATAATGATTTTCTGGTTTGCAATATTCCAGTCGCGACAAGACGGCTTGGGGTTGATTTGGCGAGTTCATTTGACCTGCTTGAATTATTTGCATTCATTAGGCCATCCGAATTTTGCTTGCCGTTGCCTTTGGGACTAGCAAACGCACTTGGGATGCCACCGATGGGTGATAGTCCAGAGGATGAGGCACTTATTTTGCTAAAGGCCGCGGAAATTTTGATCAATGAACTGCGCCATCCTGAATATAGATATCCGGAAGGTGCAAGGGCGATAGCATATAATATGGCGGAGGCCGGATGGCGATGGGGGCCACTTGTCATGGGGGCACTGGGAAGTGCAGAAAAATTTCAGGATTATAATGTCTGGAACCATTTATCAGAATGGGAAGAAAAAGCACCGCCACCACCCGCAGGACAGGATAAGATATCAGGTGCAGAAGCCCGCGACAGGTTAAGCAGGTTACTTGGGGAAGCTTCAGAAAAACGCGACGGGCAAATGCAATATGCGGATGTTGCGACCAAGGCTTTTGACATGCCCCATGATGATGAACCAAGTTTAATTTTATCAGAAGCGGGAACGGGGATTGGTAAAACACTTGGCTATATTGCACCGTCCAGTCTTTGGGCCGAAAAAAATGGCGGCACAGTGTGGTTATCCACTTATACAAAAAACTTGCAACGTCAGCTAGATCAGGAACTGGACAGACTTTACCCAAGTCCGGGAATGAAGAAACAGAACGTGGTCATCCGTAAGGGCAGAGAAAATTATCTTTGTTTATTAAATTTACAGGAAATATCGGGTTTGGCCGCACAAAGGCAGGGTAAAATTTTACTCGGGCTTGTCAATCGCTGGGTTAGATATAGCCGCGATGGCGATATGATTGGCGGTGATTTTCCCGCATGGCTTGGTGAAACATTTGGCGCAGGCAGGTTGTCTCAATTAACGGATCGGCGCGGTGAATGTGTTTATGCTGCTTGCAGTCATTATAAAAAATGCTTCATTGAAAAAGCGCAGCGTAAAGCGAAATATTCAAAACTGGTGATTGCCAATCATGCCCTTGTTATGGTGCAAAGTGCCACAAGACAAGGGGAAGCAGACCTTCCGACTCGATATGTGTTTGATGAAGGGCATCATTTATTTGATGCGGCGGATAATGTTTTTTCGGCGCACCTGACCGGACAAGAAGGGCTTGAATTAAGACGTTGGATCCGCGGGGCAGAAATAAAAAACAGGCGTGGTAAAGGTTTAAAGGGCAGGCTTGATGAATTAATCGTTGATGAGGAAGAAGCCGGACAATTTATGTCACGGGTTTATGCGGCGGCAATTTGCCTTCCTGCGGATGGTTGGCATGCGCGTATCGCAGAAGGAAATCCGGTCGGCCCGACAGAAAGATTTTTATGGCTAATCAGGGCCCATGTTTATGCAGCATCATCGGGGCGTGATGAGTTTCATTCGGTTGAAACCTATACGACCAACCCGTCGGATGAATTAATCGAAACTGCAAAAGAATTAAAAACAGCACTTGATGAATTGATCAATCCGTTAAAACGATTATCGGCATTACTTCTAAAAAAATTGGATCAGGAAGCGGATGAACTGGATAGTTCATCAAGAAACAGACTTGAAAGTATATCGCGCAGTATCAGCAGACGCACGGAAACATTATCCGATGGCTGGGTGCCGATGCTTGAGGGTTTTATTGAACACGCGCCAATGGATGACAAATTTGTCGATTGGTTTGAATTAAGCAGATCAGCGGGACGTGAAGTTGATGTAGGGATGTACAGACACTGGATCGATCCAAGTATCCCATTTTCCAAAGTGGTGTTAAAACCAGCCCATGGGGCACTAATAACATCGGCGACATTAAGGGACAGGCTTTCAGAAAATCAAAACCCTGATATTGAATGGAACAGCGCAGAAATTAGAACGGGTGCCGCCCATTTTATTAACCCGCCAATGCGTCACAGTTTAAAATCGCCATTTGATTATGAAAAACAGGCGCGTGTATTCATTGTCAATGATTTGAATATCAGAAATCTTGATCAGCTTGCAGCTGCATACAGGGAATTGTTTATTGCATCCGAGGGGGGTGCACTTGGATTATTTACGGCGATCGGAAGACTGAAGCAGGTTTATGAACGTATCATCGCCCCACTTGAAGAAGAGCATCTTTCACTATTTGCACAACATGTTGACCCGATCAATGTGGCGACATTGATTGATATATTCAGAACCGTTGAACATAGCTGCTTGCTTGGCACCGATGCGGTCAGGGACGGTGTTGATGTGCCGGGTAGTTCACTTAGGCTTTGTGTCTTTGACAAGGTTCCATGGCCACGGCCAACCATTCTTCATAAAGCGAGGCGTGATCATTTTGGTAAGGGCAGTTACGATGATCTGATTACCAGATTAAAAATGAAACAGGCCTTTGGCAGGTTAATTAGAAAGAAAACCGATAGAGGCGTTTTTGTGATGCTTGATGGCGCAACGCCAAGCAGATTGCTTAGCTGTTTTCCAGAAGGGGTTATGGTTGAACGATTGGGACTTGCGGAAGCAATTCAGAAAACGAAAGAATTTTTGAAATAG
- a CDS encoding lysine--tRNA ligase, which translates to MSTLPEIREFAVESKAWPFQEAEKLIKRLERSGKDKDMVIFETGYGPSGLPHIGTFGEVARTTMVKNAFELLTGKKSKIVCFSDDMDGLRKVPDNLPNQDMLAQHIGKPLTQVPDPFGTHESFAHHNNARLNAFLDSFGFEYEFISATDAYKSGDMDETLLKMLGAYEKIMNVILPTLGEERRKTYSPFLPICPRTGIVLQVPMVDRNVEKGTVSYIDEETGETVEVPVTGGNCKMQWKADWAMRWVGLGVDYEMAGKDLSESVKLSSAISRILGATPPEGLSYELFLDEKGQKISKSKGNGISMEEWLQYGTQESLSLYMYQSPRKAKKLYFDVIPKTVDEYLTHLAKFPSLEGKQKYASPIWHMHGENPPAEDVPVTFALLLNLVSASNAENKETLWGFISNYAKGATPEEYPILDNLVGYALEYYENFVKPNKNYRAPTADEVKALEMLKSEIENIADDVEASDIQTAVFSVGKENNYENLREWFGALYEILLGQKEGPRMGSFIALYGKDKFIDLINEALNRA; encoded by the coding sequence ATGTCTACATTACCGGAAATTAGAGAGTTTGCTGTCGAGAGCAAAGCATGGCCGTTTCAAGAAGCGGAAAAGCTTATCAAACGTCTTGAGCGTTCCGGTAAGGATAAGGACATGGTTATCTTTGAAACAGGGTATGGCCCATCAGGCCTTCCGCACATTGGTACGTTCGGTGAAGTTGCCAGAACAACCATGGTTAAAAATGCTTTTGAACTGTTAACAGGCAAAAAATCAAAAATCGTTTGTTTTTCAGATGATATGGATGGCCTTCGTAAAGTACCGGATAACCTTCCTAATCAGGATATGCTGGCTCAGCATATCGGCAAACCACTTACGCAAGTGCCAGACCCATTCGGCACACACGAAAGTTTTGCTCATCATAATAATGCAAGGCTAAACGCTTTCCTGGATAGTTTTGGCTTTGAATATGAATTCATCAGTGCCACTGACGCATATAAAAGCGGTGATATGGATGAAACGCTTTTGAAAATGCTTGGCGCCTATGAAAAAATCATGAATGTGATTTTACCAACCCTTGGTGAAGAACGCAGAAAAACATATAGCCCGTTTCTTCCTATTTGTCCGCGCACTGGCATTGTTCTTCAAGTGCCAATGGTTGACCGCAACGTTGAAAAAGGCACAGTTAGTTATATTGACGAGGAAACTGGCGAAACCGTTGAGGTACCTGTTACTGGTGGAAACTGTAAAATGCAATGGAAAGCCGACTGGGCCATGCGCTGGGTCGGGCTTGGTGTTGATTATGAAATGGCCGGTAAAGATTTAAGTGAAAGCGTGAAACTTTCATCCGCCATCAGCCGTATCTTGGGTGCAACACCACCGGAAGGTTTAAGCTATGAGCTATTCCTTGATGAAAAAGGGCAGAAAATTTCCAAATCAAAAGGAAATGGCATTTCCATGGAAGAATGGCTTCAGTATGGCACACAGGAAAGTCTGTCGCTTTATATGTATCAGTCACCAAGAAAAGCGAAAAAGCTTTATTTTGATGTAATTCCAAAAACGGTTGATGAATATCTGACGCATCTTGCGAAATTCCCTTCCCTTGAAGGCAAGCAAAAATATGCAAGCCCCATCTGGCATATGCACGGCGAAAATCCACCTGCTGAAGATGTTCCTGTAACATTTGCGCTCCTTCTTAATTTAGTAAGCGCGAGTAACGCGGAAAATAAAGAAACACTTTGGGGCTTTATCAGTAATTATGCGAAAGGCGCAACGCCGGAAGAATATCCTATTCTTGATAACCTGGTTGGATATGCGCTCGAATATTACGAAAATTTTGTTAAACCAAACAAAAATTACCGTGCCCCTACTGCGGATGAAGTAAAAGCACTCGAAATGCTTAAATCAGAAATTGAAAATATTGCTGATGACGTAGAAGCAAGCGATATTCAAACCGCCGTTTTCAGTGTGGGCAAGGAAAATAATTACGAAAATCTTCGTGAATGGTTCGGTGCTCTTTATGAAATTTTATTGGGTCAAAAAGAAGGCCCACGTATGGGTTCATTCATTGCTTTATACGGCAAAGACAAGTTCATTGACCTTATTAATGAGGCCCTTAACAGAGCTTAG
- a CDS encoding sugar transferase, translating into MYKMNYRNFWKRIIDFFGALSLIVILAPLLIVAMLLIRLKMGSPIFFRQERLGLNGQVFKIWKFRSMTNCTDENGELKADEYRLTRFGKFLRDWSIDELPQLWNVVTGEMSLIGPRPFVAEYATQYTSEQMRRHDVRPGISGWAQVTGRNSLSWNQKFVLDVWYVDHCSFMLDLKILFATIPIVLGRAGITAQDHASMPTWQGNEEAEKRSPSE; encoded by the coding sequence ATGTATAAAATGAACTACAGAAATTTTTGGAAACGTATCATCGACTTTTTCGGTGCGCTATCACTTATCGTGATTTTGGCGCCATTGTTAATCGTGGCGATGTTATTAATCCGTTTGAAGATGGGCAGCCCAATTTTTTTCCGTCAGGAAAGATTGGGTCTTAATGGACAGGTTTTCAAAATCTGGAAATTCCGTAGCATGACAAATTGCACCGATGAGAATGGGGAACTAAAGGCCGATGAATACCGCCTGACACGTTTTGGTAAATTCCTTCGTGACTGGAGTATCGATGAACTGCCACAATTGTGGAACGTCGTTACAGGTGAAATGAGCCTTATTGGTCCTCGTCCTTTCGTTGCCGAATATGCGACCCAATATACATCCGAACAAATGCGTCGTCATGATGTGCGCCCTGGCATTAGCGGCTGGGCACAAGTAACTGGCCGAAATTCATTAAGCTGGAATCAAAAATTCGTGCTTGATGTTTGGTATGTCGATCATTGTAGTTTTATGCTTGATCTTAAAATCCTGTTTGCGACAATTCCGATTGTTCTGGGACGCGCTGGCATTACAGCACAAGATCATGCATCCATGCCAACATGGCAAGGTAATGAAGAAGCCGAAAAACGTAGTCCTTCTGAATAA
- the arfB gene encoding alternative ribosome rescue aminoacyl-tRNA hydrolase ArfB, protein MIKITNSKYLDEEEIEFNFIRSPGAGGQHVNKVESAVQIRFDARNCDFIDDAMFTRLRGLCGSRMTMDGVIILTVSDTRSQVRNREIAIERLVAFLKQAAIVPKVRKKTKPSKAAKERRLTSKKQRSSIKKLRSRKITD, encoded by the coding sequence GTGATCAAAATAACCAATAGCAAATATCTTGATGAAGAAGAGATAGAATTTAATTTCATTCGTTCGCCGGGGGCTGGCGGGCAGCATGTCAATAAAGTTGAATCAGCTGTGCAAATCAGGTTTGATGCAAGAAATTGTGATTTTATTGATGATGCTATGTTTACGCGTTTGCGCGGATTATGTGGGTCACGGATGACCATGGATGGTGTAATTATATTAACGGTCAGTGACACGAGGTCACAAGTCCGTAACCGTGAGATCGCCATTGAACGTTTGGTAGCTTTTTTAAAACAAGCAGCGATTGTTCCCAAAGTGCGTAAGAAAACAAAACCAAGTAAAGCCGCCAAAGAAAGGCGACTTACTTCAAAAAAACAACGTAGCAGTATTAAGAAATTAAGAAGCAGGAAGATAACCGACTGA
- a CDS encoding M16 family metallopeptidase yields MKPIISFFIITFSILTCQAVAQDTPIIEYEQYTLKNGLRVIVHEDRKAPIVNVNVWYHVGSKDEPDGKSGFAHLFEHLMFNGSENYDDDFFKPLQEIGASGINGTTSRDRTNYYQTVPRGGLDRILWMESDRMGHLLGAVNEDKITEQRDVVKNEKRQGENRPGGKLYYRIYEGVYPKDHPYHHSTIGSMEDLDSASVEDVHEWFKAYYGPNNAVIVLSGDIDAEESKPLMEKYFGDIPAGPPMTQRKQWVPIHDSNRYEVMEDHVPQTYMTWSWAIPGRTTKEYAELEVAASIFGGGRNSRLYEKLVHEEERVNSASASLVPGELSGMFMISAELKFGEDPDEIAAIIEDMLADFLAKGPTRKELNRVKTVIDNSLIRAMESISSKGSLLASGAIYDNNPGFIHKKQAWQSASTLKSIREVSNKWLNHGFLKMDLVPFGRYDVTESTADRSAMPDMTSTSAIKLPPLQTATLENGIEVVLAERRTVPTVTLAMRFDAGSVTDHPAKDGIADFTFGNMNEGTKSLESLDFADRKTMLGARIGFGNGLDSSNISLSALKKNLTESIELWADVIRNPGFRPVDIERDRSLTLASLENAKMSPGSIAGNLMSTVLYGSDHVYSGRTIAEKEEAIKSIKLQDLQDFHDLWIRPDNAKIYVVGDTTLEKIVEELNNAFGDWENPNRAKGDKNLTDAAYAEETRIILVDRPGAVQSIIQAAHLVSPSTDDNAFNINAMNDILGGEFTSRINMNLREDKGWSYGAGSYVSQAIRQRSFRISTSVQTDKTALSMQEILKELKEYQNDRPPTDEEMMLMVKGQTLPLPGRFATNTSLINYIMSNEHYGRPYNYAETLAGKYTALTPEVLQQTAKENLRPDAMYWVIVGDLSKIEQNIRDLNLGTIEVWDANGKKQR; encoded by the coding sequence ATGAAACCCATTATTTCGTTTTTCATTATCACATTTTCTATTTTGACTTGCCAAGCAGTGGCCCAAGATACGCCAATCATTGAATATGAGCAATATACCTTGAAAAACGGATTGCGTGTGATCGTCCATGAAGACAGAAAAGCGCCAATCGTCAATGTGAACGTTTGGTATCATGTGGGTTCAAAAGATGAGCCGGACGGTAAAAGCGGGTTTGCCCATCTGTTTGAACATTTAATGTTTAATGGCAGTGAAAATTACGACGATGACTTCTTTAAACCGTTACAAGAAATTGGCGCCAGCGGCATAAACGGCACCACATCTCGTGACCGTACCAATTATTATCAAACAGTTCCAAGAGGCGGCCTAGACCGTATTTTATGGATGGAATCCGACAGAATGGGTCATCTGCTTGGTGCCGTAAACGAAGATAAAATTACTGAACAACGTGATGTCGTAAAAAATGAAAAACGTCAGGGCGAAAACAGGCCCGGCGGCAAACTTTATTACCGCATTTATGAAGGGGTATACCCGAAAGATCACCCGTACCATCATTCCACCATCGGTTCGATGGAAGATCTGGATAGTGCATCCGTTGAAGACGTTCATGAATGGTTCAAAGCATATTACGGCCCCAACAATGCTGTTATCGTTTTAAGCGGTGACATTGATGCTGAAGAATCAAAGCCGTTAATGGAAAAGTATTTTGGTGATATTCCGGCTGGCCCACCGATGACGCAGCGCAAACAGTGGGTGCCAATCCATGATAGTAACCGTTACGAGGTTATGGAAGACCACGTCCCACAAACTTACATGACCTGGAGCTGGGCAATCCCAGGACGCACCACAAAAGAATATGCAGAACTGGAAGTCGCCGCGAGCATTTTTGGTGGTGGGCGCAATTCACGCCTATATGAAAAACTCGTCCATGAAGAAGAACGCGTTAACAGCGCGTCCGCATCACTGGTACCCGGTGAATTATCCGGTATGTTCATGATTTCGGCAGAACTTAAATTCGGCGAAGATCCGGATGAAATTGCGGCCATCATTGAAGACATGCTTGCCGATTTCCTTGCAAAAGGGCCAACAAGAAAAGAACTAAACCGCGTTAAAACCGTCATTGATAACAGCCTGATCCGCGCCATGGAGAGCATTTCCAGTAAAGGATCACTACTGGCAAGCGGCGCCATTTACGATAACAACCCGGGATTTATCCATAAAAAGCAAGCTTGGCAAAGCGCATCCACCTTAAAAAGTATTCGCGAGGTGAGCAATAAATGGCTGAACCATGGTTTCTTGAAAATGGATTTGGTTCCATTTGGCCGTTATGACGTAACTGAAAGCACCGCAGACAGAAGCGCGATGCCGGATATGACAAGTACATCGGCGATTAAATTACCGCCGCTGCAAACGGCAACACTTGAAAATGGTATCGAAGTTGTGCTTGCCGAAAGACGTACTGTGCCGACAGTGACACTGGCCATGCGATTTGATGCCGGCAGTGTAACTGATCATCCTGCAAAAGATGGTATTGCCGATTTCACGTTCGGCAATATGAACGAGGGGACGAAATCACTTGAATCGCTTGATTTCGCAGACCGCAAAACCATGCTAGGTGCACGCATAGGATTTGGTAATGGCCTTGATAGTTCAAATATCAGCCTATCTGCGCTTAAGAAAAATCTGACTGAATCCATTGAATTATGGGCAGATGTCATTCGCAATCCGGGCTTTAGGCCAGTGGATATCGAACGGGATCGCTCATTAACACTAGCGAGCCTTGAAAACGCGAAAATGAGCCCCGGCAGCATCGCCGGCAATTTAATGTCAACCGTGCTTTATGGATCAGATCACGTTTATAGCGGCAGAACCATCGCCGAAAAAGAAGAAGCCATCAAAAGCATCAAATTACAAGATTTACAGGACTTTCATGATTTATGGATCAGGCCGGATAACGCAAAAATTTATGTTGTCGGTGATACAACACTAGAGAAAATCGTTGAAGAACTGAATAACGCATTTGGCGATTGGGAAAACCCAAACCGTGCTAAGGGCGACAAAAATCTAACTGATGCTGCATATGCCGAAGAAACACGTATTATTCTTGTGGATAGACCGGGTGCCGTTCAATCCATCATACAAGCGGCACATCTTGTGTCACCATCCACAGATGATAATGCCTTTAATATTAACGCCATGAATGACATTCTGGGCGGTGAATTTACGTCACGCATCAATATGAACCTACGCGAAGATAAGGGGTGGTCATATGGTGCTGGCAGTTACGTTAGCCAAGCCATTCGCCAACGTTCTTTCAGAATAAGCACGTCCGTTCAAACCGACAAGACGGCCCTTTCCATGCAGGAAATCTTAAAAGAGCTTAAAGAATATCAGAATGACCGCCCACCAACGGACGAAGAAATGATGCTGATGGTAAAAGGACAAACCCTGCCCCTTCCTGGACGTTTTGCAACCAATACAAGTCTGATTAATTATATTATGAGCAACGAACATTATGGTCGTCCGTATAATTACGCAGAAACACTTGCCGGGAAATATACGGCCTTAACGCCAGAAGTTTTACAACAAACGGCTAAAGAAAATCTTCGTCCCGATGCCATGTATTGGGTGATTGTCGGCGATCTTTCCAAAATTGAACAAAATATCCGTGATCTCAATCTCGGCACCATAGAAGTATGGGACGCAAACGGTAAAAAACAAAGGTAA
- a CDS encoding serine hydrolase domain-containing protein, with the protein MLKKITFLFLIFMNLSYAQDTTQIDREMRETINQIVMSSDVPGISVAIAGPDGLIWSGTAGYSNIEERQNISQGHLFGIGDLSSDYIAATAVMLIKDGLLDENATPKDILGNIVNHIEYADRATVKQLIAQQSAIYSYDRDNDWQRRARGIQLNPKYRWEKGEALKYNASNLTISTSIPGSETAYSKTNATLLGLIIEKTSGGMLEDEIRNRILVPNNLKETYLDGYEIPPKEKRVGNYHLGTNQFISEVGINAKFQFIDDTILLDTSGTSLTAEGPAGSILATSRDLALFQASILNGELSDIKKYLPARDTFHSEILGFTTDVKILDTSGIVIVSNVNLGVANTGQNAAHDFLNTYMEKIILPVAKKYAK; encoded by the coding sequence ATGCTAAAAAAAATTACATTTCTGTTTTTGATTTTTATGAATTTGTCATATGCGCAAGACACCACACAAATTGACAGGGAAATGCGTGAAACCATTAACCAGATTGTTATGTCAAGCGATGTACCGGGAATATCAGTTGCGATTGCAGGACCGGACGGATTGATCTGGTCTGGCACGGCCGGTTATTCAAACATTGAAGAAAGGCAAAATATTTCACAAGGCCATCTTTTTGGTATTGGCGATTTATCAAGTGATTATATAGCGGCCACCGCTGTGATGTTGATCAAGGATGGCCTTCTTGATGAAAATGCAACGCCAAAAGACATTCTGGGGAATATTGTAAACCATATCGAATATGCTGACCGCGCAACTGTAAAACAATTAATCGCACAGCAAAGTGCCATATATTCATATGACCGCGATAATGATTGGCAGCGCCGCGCCCGCGGCATTCAATTAAACCCTAAATACCGCTGGGAAAAAGGCGAAGCTTTAAAATATAACGCAAGCAATTTGACCATTTCGACCAGCATCCCGGGTTCAGAAACGGCATATTCAAAAACCAATGCAACCTTGCTGGGATTAATCATTGAAAAAACATCCGGTGGCATGCTTGAAGATGAAATTCGTAATCGCATTCTCGTCCCTAATAATTTAAAAGAAACATACCTCGACGGTTATGAAATTCCACCAAAAGAAAAACGCGTCGGCAATTATCATTTGGGTACCAATCAATTTATTTCCGAAGTCGGCATCAATGCTAAATTTCAATTTATTGATGATACAATTCTATTGGATACGTCAGGGACCAGTTTAACGGCCGAGGGGCCCGCAGGCAGCATCCTTGCCACATCACGTGACCTTGCGCTATTTCAAGCGTCAATCTTAAATGGTGAACTATCCGATATAAAAAAATATTTACCCGCCCGTGACACATTTCACAGTGAAATTCTTGGCTTCACCACCGATGTCAAAATATTAGACACAAGCGGCATTGTGATCGTATCAAATGTTAATCTTGGCGTTGCAAATACGGGGCAAAATGCAGCACATGATTTTTTAAACACATATATGGAAAAGATCATTTTACCTGTCGCAAAAAAATATGCTAAGTAA
- the pyrC gene encoding dihydroorotase — protein MTASNKITITKPDDWHLHVRDNEYLAGVLPHTADRFQRAIMMPNLAEPVTTVDMAESYRDRIIDALPAIYKLTFDPLMTLYLTNRTKVSEIKKARDAGFVHAVKWYPAGATTNSSKGVSDIVACYDVLEAMAEEGMPLLVHGEVTDPHVDVFDRERIFIEQFLEGIIKNFPDLKVVFEHITTKYAVELVEKSSANVGATITAHHMLLNRNAMFQGGIKPHNYCLPILKREEHREALVKAATSGNKKFFLGTDSAPHTRNAKENACGCAGIYTAHGGIELYAEIFDKADALAKLEGFASHHGPDFYGLPRNREKITLTRKKVAIPESFPFGNEEVVPFRAGGELLWSID, from the coding sequence ATGACCGCGAGCAATAAAATCACCATCACCAAACCCGATGACTGGCACCTTCATGTTCGTGATAATGAATATCTGGCTGGTGTTCTGCCACATACGGCAGACCGTTTCCAACGCGCGATCATGATGCCTAACTTGGCAGAACCGGTAACCACAGTTGACATGGCAGAAAGTTACCGCGACCGCATTATTGATGCGCTTCCGGCAATTTATAAGCTAACATTTGACCCGCTTATGACGCTTTATCTGACCAACCGCACGAAAGTCTCCGAAATTAAAAAGGCGCGTGACGCTGGCTTTGTGCATGCGGTGAAATGGTACCCTGCGGGTGCAACAACCAATTCTTCAAAGGGCGTTAGTGATATTGTCGCCTGTTATGATGTTCTTGAGGCCATGGCAGAAGAAGGCATGCCCTTACTTGTACATGGCGAAGTGACCGACCCGCATGTTGATGTTTTTGACCGCGAGAGAATTTTCATTGAACAATTCCTTGAGGGCATCATTAAAAACTTCCCGGACCTTAAGGTTGTTTTTGAACATATCACAACAAAATATGCCGTGGAACTTGTTGAAAAATCATCCGCCAATGTGGGCGCAACCATTACGGCCCATCACATGCTGTTAAACAGAAATGCGATGTTCCAAGGCGGCATCAAACCACATAATTATTGTTTGCCGATATTAAAACGTGAAGAACACCGCGAAGCCTTGGTCAAAGCGGCGACAAGTGGAAACAAAAAATTCTTCCTCGGTACTGATAGTGCACCACACACAAGAAACGCCAAAGAAAACGCCTGTGGATGCGCTGGTATATACACGGCCCACGGCGGCATTGAATTATATGCTGAAATTTTTGATAAGGCAGATGCCCTTGCCAAATTAGAAGGGTTCGCGAGCCATCACGGGCCTGATTTTTACGGTCTGCCAAGAAACCGTGAAAAAATCACACTCACCCGTAAGAAAGTAGCTATTCCGGAAAGCTTCCCATTTGGAAACGAAGAGGTCGTCCCGTTCCGCGCCGGTGGTGAATTGCTCTGGTCTATTGATTAA